Proteins found in one Emys orbicularis isolate rEmyOrb1 chromosome 23, rEmyOrb1.hap1, whole genome shotgun sequence genomic segment:
- the PPIE gene encoding peptidyl-prolyl cis-trans isomerase E isoform X2: MWVDLRKRWMREFFMLPLFPLEISLIFRYLWTMKLDAAAAIDNMNESELFGRTIRVNLAKPMRIKEGSSRPVWSDDDWLKKFSGKTLEENAEEEGAEPSKSEAQEGEPPAKKSRANPQVYMDIKIGNKPAGRLQILLRSDIVPMTAENFRCLCTHEKSFGFKGSSFHRVIPQFMCQAGDFTNHNGTGGKSIYGKKFDDENFILKHTGPGLLSMANSGPNTNGSQFFITCDKTDWLDGKHVVFGEVTEGMEVVRQIEAQGSKDGKPKEKVIISDCGEYV; the protein is encoded by the exons ATGTGG GTGGACTTgcggaagaggtggatgagagaGTTCTTCATGCTGCCTTTATTCCCTTTGGAGATATCACTGATATTCAGATACCTCTGGACTATGAAACTG GACGCTGCAGCAGCTATTGACAATATG AACGAATCTGAGCTTTTTGGCAGGACGATTCGTGTCAACTTGGCCAAGCCAATGCGGATTAAGGAAGGCTCTTCCAGGCCGG TCTGGTCGGATGATGACTGGTTGAAGAAGTTTTCGGGGAAGACGCTTGAGGAGAATGCAGAGGAAGAGGGTGCAGAGCCTTCCAAATCAGAGGCGCAGGAG GGTGAGCCTCCTGCTAAGAAGTCTAGAGCCAATCCTCAGGTGTACATGGACATCAAGATTGGAAACAAGCCCGCAGGCCGACTCCAGATTCTCCTGCGCTCGGACATTGTGCCCATGACAGCGG agaatTTCCGCTGCTTATGCACCCACGAAAAGAGCTTTGGCTTCAAGGGAAGCAGTTTCCACCGCGTCATCCCCCAGTTCATGTGTCAGGCTGGAGATTTCACCAACCACAATGGCACCGGAGGCAAATCCATCTACGGGAAGAAGTTTGATGATGAAAACTTTATTCTGAAGCACACGGGACCAG GGTTGTTATCAATGGCGAACTCTGGCCCAAACACCAACGGCTCCCAATTCTTCATCACTTGTGATAAAACGGACTGGCTGGACGGCAAGCATGTGGTCTTTGGAGAGGTGACGGAAGGGATGGAGGTGGTGCGGCAGATCGAG GCTCAAGGCAGCAAAGATGGGAAACCCAAGGAGAAAGTGATCATTTCAGACTGTGGGGAGTATGTGTGA
- the PPIE gene encoding peptidyl-prolyl cis-trans isomerase E isoform X1, with product MASTKRVLYVGGLAEEVDERVLHAAFIPFGDITDIQIPLDYETEKHRGFAFIEFELAEDAAAAIDNMNESELFGRTIRVNLAKPMRIKEGSSRPVWSDDDWLKKFSGKTLEENAEEEGAEPSKSEAQEGEPPAKKSRANPQVYMDIKIGNKPAGRLQILLRSDIVPMTAENFRCLCTHEKSFGFKGSSFHRVIPQFMCQAGDFTNHNGTGGKSIYGKKFDDENFILKHTGPGLLSMANSGPNTNGSQFFITCDKTDWLDGKHVVFGEVTEGMEVVRQIEAQGSKDGKPKEKVIISDCGEYV from the exons ATGGCTTCCACCAAGCGGGTGCTGTATGTGG GTGGACTTgcggaagaggtggatgagagaGTTCTTCATGCTGCCTTTATTCCCTTTGGAGATATCACTGATATTCAGATACCTCTGGACTATGAAACTG AAAAGCACCGGGGATTTGCTTTCATTGAATTTGAGTTGGCAGAG GACGCTGCAGCAGCTATTGACAATATG AACGAATCTGAGCTTTTTGGCAGGACGATTCGTGTCAACTTGGCCAAGCCAATGCGGATTAAGGAAGGCTCTTCCAGGCCGG TCTGGTCGGATGATGACTGGTTGAAGAAGTTTTCGGGGAAGACGCTTGAGGAGAATGCAGAGGAAGAGGGTGCAGAGCCTTCCAAATCAGAGGCGCAGGAG GGTGAGCCTCCTGCTAAGAAGTCTAGAGCCAATCCTCAGGTGTACATGGACATCAAGATTGGAAACAAGCCCGCAGGCCGACTCCAGATTCTCCTGCGCTCGGACATTGTGCCCATGACAGCGG agaatTTCCGCTGCTTATGCACCCACGAAAAGAGCTTTGGCTTCAAGGGAAGCAGTTTCCACCGCGTCATCCCCCAGTTCATGTGTCAGGCTGGAGATTTCACCAACCACAATGGCACCGGAGGCAAATCCATCTACGGGAAGAAGTTTGATGATGAAAACTTTATTCTGAAGCACACGGGACCAG GGTTGTTATCAATGGCGAACTCTGGCCCAAACACCAACGGCTCCCAATTCTTCATCACTTGTGATAAAACGGACTGGCTGGACGGCAAGCATGTGGTCTTTGGAGAGGTGACGGAAGGGATGGAGGTGGTGCGGCAGATCGAG GCTCAAGGCAGCAAAGATGGGAAACCCAAGGAGAAAGTGATCATTTCAGACTGTGGGGAGTATGTGTGA